Proteins encoded by one window of Impatiens glandulifera unplaced genomic scaffold, dImpGla2.1, whole genome shotgun sequence:
- the LOC124918586 gene encoding secreted RxLR effector protein 161-like, which yields MENCNSSKYPMEAKLQLRNDVEGSLVDPKEYRRIIGCLREAYHSNQQAVKRILRYVKGTTNYEIQLRRGREVEELVGFTYSDLAGDTDDRKSTRGMVFYLNRNLITWQSQKQRTVALSSCEAEFMTTTVASCQGLWMRAEAGNPLC from the exons atgGAGAATTGTAACTCGAGCAAGTATCCTATGGAAGCAAAGTTGCAGCTCAGAAATGATGTGGAAGGAAGTTTAGTGGATCCGAAGGAGTATAGGCGTATTATCGGGTGTCTCAG AGAAGCCTACCACTCTAACCAACAGGCAGTAAAACGTATTCTTCGTTACGTGAAAGGAACGACGAATTATGAgattcagttaagaagaggacgagaagttgaagaactcgttggttttaCTTACAGCGACCTAGCCGGTGACACAGACGACAGAAAAAGTACTagagggatggtgttttatcttAACAGGAATCTGATCACGTGGCAATCTCAGAAGCAACGAACTGTTGCTTTGTCTTCATGTGAGGCGGAGTTTATGACAACTACTGTAGCGTCGTGCCAAGGCCTATGGATGCGAGCCGAGGCCGGTAACCCTCTATGTTGA